A genomic region of Chloracidobacterium sp. contains the following coding sequences:
- the pgsA gene encoding CDP-diacylglycerol--glycerol-3-phosphate 3-phosphatidyltransferase has product MNLPNYITLGRIVIVPLLVVVLLTPVAEYWFGIDAYALAIVIFLIAAISDIFDGQLARRRKQVSTLGKFLDPIADKLLISAALIVLVEKHLAPSWAVVVIIGREFIITGLRSVAASEGIVIQAQGMGKFKMWAQCVAIVALLVAAANGNPPVSNFGLDYPAFFWRVPEVQAAFANLAQFSLTSNDWKVFGYLVGRGALWVSVITALWSMYGYFAYFLRARSAERTPST; this is encoded by the coding sequence GTGAACCTGCCTAACTACATTACGCTTGGCCGCATCGTGATCGTGCCGCTGCTCGTGGTCGTGCTCCTTACGCCTGTGGCCGAGTATTGGTTTGGAATCGACGCTTATGCACTTGCAATCGTGATCTTTCTGATCGCGGCGATCAGCGATATCTTTGACGGCCAACTCGCCCGCCGCCGCAAACAGGTATCGACGCTCGGCAAGTTTCTCGATCCCATCGCCGACAAGCTGCTCATATCAGCGGCATTGATCGTCCTTGTCGAGAAACACCTCGCCCCGTCGTGGGCCGTCGTCGTCATAATCGGACGCGAATTTATCATCACGGGCCTGCGTTCTGTCGCGGCCAGCGAGGGCATCGTCATACAGGCTCAGGGCATGGGCAAATTCAAAATGTGGGCCCAATGCGTCGCCATTGTTGCCCTGCTCGTAGCTGCAGCCAACGGCAATCCGCCCGTCTCGAACTTCGGTCTCGATTATCCCGCATTCTTCTGGCGCGTGCCCGAGGTGCAGGCGGCGTTTGCAAACCTCGCTCAATTCTCGCTCACCTCAAACGATTGGAAGGTCTTTGGCTATCTCGTCGGCCGCGGCGCTCTCTGGGTGTCGGTCATCACGGCTCTTTGGTCGATGTACGGCTACTTCGCCTACTTCCTGCGTGCTCGTTCTGCCGAGAGGACACCTTCAACCTGA
- a CDS encoding diguanylate cyclase, whose protein sequence is MRISSIAPNGISRSVIATGIVGIAIFSALIAYFGPEILYFLLPLCAGMALAYRLHVIRLAEKTKAIAEASRIHLATVEALATAIDARDQVGVGHVRRTRIYAVGIGRILGLSESDLEALRTGALLHDIGKLAVPDHILNKPGDLTPAELEKTKIHSDVGASILEKVGFDHPVVPTVRYHHECWDGSGYPAGLKGEDIPITARILSVADAFDTMRGARPYRSGLPREDARKAIQNESGKRFDPLVVSTLLRHLTAFEAELAAEGLTYGDEQDVAAASGPQCFVEQIKLANREVFSLYELAREFGSRVTLEQTLTLFTEKVSEFVPFDTCAVYLPDPERTIATAVHAQGHAANAMLSRQLRIGQGVSGFVMRSSEAAYNVDPDLDFSYSQVELAGCYSTIASVPLVADDELIGAITLYSADLEEYGEEHIRLLETISRIASDAISKSLKHSETKRYALTDPMTGLPNARSLQMQFEKEVARASRNNNGFQLLMLDLDGFKLVNDNFGHKVGDQMLREVGRVIKEQLRDYDFLARYGGDEFVALVPETSAEDVADLCDRIEQAVLEFRLTANGREASVGVSLGGASYTRGGETFDQMIIAADKAMYNRKMMRKKFTVARSIARVGETAATQGRNVSSGSLIVELDERHVVASDAVN, encoded by the coding sequence ATGAGAATCTCGTCAATCGCCCCGAACGGAATTTCTCGAAGCGTGATAGCCACGGGTATCGTCGGCATCGCGATCTTTAGCGCACTCATCGCCTACTTCGGCCCGGAGATCCTGTATTTCCTCTTACCGCTTTGTGCCGGGATGGCGCTCGCCTATCGTTTGCATGTCATTCGCCTTGCGGAAAAGACCAAGGCGATCGCCGAGGCCAGCCGCATCCATCTCGCAACGGTCGAAGCATTGGCCACAGCAATCGACGCACGCGATCAGGTCGGCGTCGGCCACGTTCGCCGCACACGCATCTACGCCGTTGGCATCGGCCGAATTCTCGGCCTGTCAGAGAGCGACCTCGAAGCCCTCCGAACCGGCGCATTGCTCCATGACATTGGCAAGCTCGCCGTTCCCGACCACATACTGAATAAGCCGGGCGACCTCACGCCGGCCGAACTTGAAAAGACAAAGATCCATTCCGATGTCGGCGCGTCAATCCTCGAAAAGGTCGGCTTTGACCATCCCGTCGTCCCGACCGTCAGGTATCACCACGAATGTTGGGATGGGAGCGGCTATCCAGCCGGTCTTAAGGGCGAAGATATTCCGATAACGGCTAGGATCTTGTCCGTTGCAGATGCTTTCGACACCATGCGGGGAGCAAGGCCGTATCGATCCGGCCTTCCGCGTGAAGACGCCCGCAAGGCGATCCAAAATGAGTCAGGCAAGCGTTTTGATCCGCTCGTTGTTTCAACACTGTTGCGGCACCTGACGGCGTTTGAGGCAGAACTGGCCGCTGAAGGCCTCACCTATGGTGACGAACAGGACGTCGCTGCCGCGAGTGGACCGCAGTGCTTTGTCGAACAGATAAAACTTGCCAATCGAGAGGTATTCAGCCTCTATGAACTCGCGCGCGAGTTTGGTTCGCGCGTCACACTCGAGCAGACGCTGACTCTGTTTACCGAGAAGGTCTCGGAGTTTGTTCCTTTCGACACTTGTGCCGTATATTTGCCCGACCCCGAGCGCACGATCGCAACGGCCGTGCATGCCCAAGGCCATGCGGCGAATGCGATGCTCTCACGGCAACTGCGAATCGGGCAGGGCGTCTCTGGCTTCGTAATGCGATCGAGCGAGGCTGCATACAATGTCGATCCCGATCTGGACTTTTCTTACTCTCAGGTTGAACTCGCCGGCTGCTACTCGACGATCGCATCCGTGCCGCTAGTTGCCGACGATGAGCTGATCGGTGCTATCACGCTTTACTCCGCTGACCTCGAAGAATACGGCGAAGAGCACATTCGATTGCTCGAAACGATATCCCGCATCGCGTCAGATGCCATCAGCAAATCACTTAAACACAGCGAGACAAAACGCTACGCCCTCACCGATCCGATGACGGGCCTGCCCAACGCACGCAGCCTGCAAATGCAGTTTGAGAAAGAGGTTGCCCGTGCCAGCCGTAACAACAACGGCTTTCAGCTCCTTATGCTCGACCTCGACGGCTTTAAGCTGGTGAATGATAATTTTGGCCACAAGGTCGGCGACCAGATGCTTCGTGAGGTCGGCAGGGTGATCAAAGAGCAGCTTCGCGACTACGACTTTCTAGCGCGATACGGCGGTGACGAGTTTGTCGCGCTCGTCCCCGAGACATCGGCTGAGGACGTGGCAGACCTCTGCGACCGCATCGAGCAGGCCGTGTTGGAATTTCGTCTCACTGCGAACGGCAGAGAAGCATCGGTCGGTGTCAGCCTGGGCGGTGCCAGCTACACGCGCGGCGGCGAGACCTTTGACCAGATGATCATCGCTGCCGACAAAGCGATGTACAATCGAAAAATGATGCGCAAGAAATTCACCGTCGCGCGGAGCATCGCTCGGGTAGGCGAAACTGCGGCCACTCAAGGCCGCAATGTCAGCTCCGGCAGCCTCATCGTGGAACTTGATGAGCGTCACGTCGTTGCCTCCGACGCCGTCAACTAA
- a CDS encoding BamA/TamA family outer membrane protein has protein sequence MALMPFRVSRSSRQPAGEDASGNRISDVLVSVEEQPPRLMSFGGGFSTDLGLSGFFDIRHVNLFGKLWQGGTRVKVSQRQQLVQFDVINPRFIPDGRKRFAPLTLSLQYQRDTTVTRFFRSAFDRGTFGIVQRVDKNGNPIDEFGRKVGSPTINRAAFSAETSRTISRKDRSILFVRYRFEDVRLYNIESLLIKDLLRPDAQNRISGFGATFVRDTRRNCAVKYSLLELIDKGEPTDKCRYNASDPTNGDYLTADYNISIPVLGANVGFQKFQVSYNHYYTVKRTTLAARGIFGAGRVFKGGDRYTGSPFAFLNGLLPISERFFAGGANTLRGFDFEEAGPRVVIVPTGRFFNSSGQEVFLDPFTVPFGGNAIAVLNLEARIPLTKSIRAVPFYDGGNVFRKASDIFRRSDIAPGDIAGYNQRAFWTHSAGLGLRVKTPVGGEFGVDYGYLLNPPTFLIPQTMGPPTDYRLKQGHFHFRFSQAF, from the coding sequence ATGGCACTGATGCCTTTTCGCGTGTCGCGATCAAGCCGGCAGCCCGCAGGCGAGGATGCTAGCGGGAATCGCATCTCGGACGTATTGGTCAGTGTCGAGGAACAGCCGCCAAGGCTAATGTCATTCGGCGGAGGCTTCTCGACCGACCTTGGCCTTAGCGGATTTTTTGACATTCGCCATGTCAACCTGTTTGGCAAGCTGTGGCAGGGCGGCACCCGTGTAAAAGTGAGCCAACGCCAGCAGCTCGTCCAATTTGACGTGATCAACCCTCGCTTTATTCCTGACGGACGCAAGCGATTCGCGCCCCTGACGCTCTCGCTGCAGTATCAACGCGATACGACGGTGACTCGGTTCTTCAGATCGGCCTTCGATCGAGGCACTTTCGGGATCGTCCAGCGTGTGGACAAGAATGGCAATCCCATTGACGAATTTGGCCGCAAGGTTGGCAGTCCTACGATCAACCGGGCCGCCTTTTCGGCTGAGACGAGCCGCACCATCAGCCGCAAGGATCGCAGCATACTCTTTGTGCGGTATCGATTTGAGGATGTCAGGCTTTACAACATCGAAAGCTTGTTGATAAAGGACCTTCTCAGGCCTGATGCGCAAAATCGGATCTCGGGTTTTGGGGCTACATTTGTTCGTGACACCAGGCGGAACTGTGCAGTGAAGTATTCGCTGCTCGAGCTCATCGACAAGGGAGAGCCGACCGACAAATGCCGTTACAACGCATCAGATCCGACGAATGGCGACTATCTCACGGCGGATTACAACATATCGATCCCGGTCTTGGGGGCGAACGTCGGGTTCCAGAAGTTTCAGGTCAGTTACAATCACTATTACACGGTCAAACGGACGACTTTGGCAGCGCGAGGCATCTTTGGGGCTGGGCGTGTTTTCAAAGGCGGCGATCGATACACAGGATCACCTTTCGCGTTCCTGAATGGGCTGCTGCCAATTAGTGAGCGGTTCTTCGCCGGCGGAGCAAACACTCTGCGAGGCTTCGATTTCGAAGAGGCCGGGCCGCGGGTTGTCATTGTCCCGACCGGCAGGTTCTTTAACAGCAGCGGACAAGAGGTGTTTCTCGATCCGTTTACGGTCCCTTTCGGTGGCAACGCAATAGCGGTGTTGAATCTCGAAGCGCGGATACCACTGACGAAGTCGATTAGAGCGGTGCCCTTTTATGACGGCGGAAATGTGTTTAGAAAGGCGAGTGATATATTTAGGCGTTCCGACATCGCTCCCGGCGACATCGCCGGATACAATCAGAGGGCATTTTGGACGCATTCGGCGGGCCTCGGCCTGCGAGTTAAGACGCCCGTAGGCGGTGAGTTTGGCGTTGATTACGGGTATCTGCTAAATCCGCCGACGTTCCTTATTCCGCAGACGATGGGGCCGCCGACAGACTATCGGCTAAAACAGGGCCACTTTCACTTTCGATTTTCGCAAGCCTTTTAG